The Acidianus manzaensis genome has a window encoding:
- a CDS encoding TatD family hydrolase encodes MLIDIHAHLDSKEFENKVDETINKCKIIIINAGVDYKSDLASIELSKKFPQILPAVGLHPEYINRFDQEINQIIPLFNTAVAISEVGLDYFWIKDQTLRKKQIEAMKFFLEYSEKIKKSIIIHVRGGMKDLLQLLPSYHITFVIHAFEGSIKDAKKIIDLGGYISVPPIVIRDKYRQKIIENTDLDYLVTETDSPFLGPEKTKINEPCNVSLTLQKISEIKNIPVNEIEDKIEKNFKKIIP; translated from the coding sequence ATGTTAATAGATATACATGCTCATCTAGATTCTAAAGAATTTGAAAATAAAGTAGATGAAACAATTAATAAATGTAAAATAATAATAATAAATGCTGGAGTAGACTATAAATCAGATTTAGCAAGCATAGAATTATCTAAAAAATTTCCCCAAATCCTTCCAGCAGTAGGATTACATCCAGAGTACATTAATAGATTTGACCAAGAAATAAATCAAATAATACCTTTATTCAATACAGCAGTAGCTATAAGTGAAGTAGGACTAGATTACTTCTGGATAAAAGATCAAACATTAAGAAAAAAACAAATTGAAGCAATGAAGTTTTTCTTAGAATATTCAGAAAAGATAAAGAAAAGCATAATAATTCATGTAAGAGGTGGAATGAAAGATTTATTACAGCTATTACCATCCTATCATATCACATTTGTAATTCACGCATTTGAAGGAAGTATAAAGGATGCAAAGAAAATAATAGACTTAGGTGGATATATTTCAGTTCCTCCTATAGTAATAAGAGACAAATATAGACAAAAGATAATTGAGAATACTGATTTAGATTACTTAGTTACAGAGACAGATTCTCCATTTCTAGGTCCAGAAAAAACAAAAATAAACGAACCTTGTAATGTATCTCTTACTTTACAAAAAATAAGCGAAATTAAAAATATACCAGTAAATGAAATAGAAGATAAAATAGAAAAAAATTTTAAAAAAATAATACCTTAA
- a CDS encoding oxidase has product MDKKERWELIWTLFVIVLFAVVIVSTVPLDFTVGGVPSVLSALSGISSSKVVNVNITSYQYLFKIDESGGGMVPIHDYNLIIAHPGQYVNITMKSADVTSNFYFADYADEVITDQIVPGLTSYAVIPVPNITGAYAFLGGEYNGPWFSYQTGLLLSIPYSGYFTPSNISAYEHQTSVAQTVALKGDPYNPPIIGPYNSFTLVGSQYGIFNNSVPGPTLITTAHNNVTIKMYLPTPDDDRNYLYNYSVNGTPYAVKDVDVGIYAIWWNGSITLVKQVPVQYDTYMTFTFNADAPAYVYGIITPVYYNYNPDALSSNIGSLIGIQKGYVMGAWGVILVEE; this is encoded by the coding sequence ATGGATAAGAAAGAAAGATGGGAGTTAATTTGGACTTTATTTGTTATTGTATTATTTGCAGTAGTAATAGTTAGTACAGTTCCTTTAGATTTTACAGTAGGTGGAGTTCCTAGCGTACTATCTGCATTAAGTGGTATTTCTTCATCTAAGGTAGTTAATGTGAATATTACTTCATATCAATATTTATTTAAGATTGATGAATCCGGTGGAGGAATGGTACCTATTCATGATTATAATTTAATTATTGCACATCCAGGACAATATGTAAATATAACAATGAAATCTGCTGATGTTACTTCTAATTTCTACTTTGCAGATTATGCTGATGAAGTTATAACAGATCAAATAGTTCCAGGTTTAACTTCATATGCTGTAATACCAGTGCCTAATATAACTGGTGCATATGCCTTCCTAGGTGGAGAATACAATGGGCCTTGGTTCAGTTATCAAACTGGATTACTATTGAGTATTCCATATTCTGGTTACTTTACTCCAAGCAATATATCAGCTTATGAGCATCAAACTTCAGTAGCACAAACTGTAGCATTAAAGGGAGATCCTTATAATCCTCCAATAATAGGTCCATATAATTCATTTACATTAGTTGGGAGTCAATACGGTATATTTAATAATTCTGTGCCTGGCCCAACATTAATAACTACTGCACACAATAACGTAACTATAAAAATGTATTTACCTACACCAGATGATGACAGAAACTATCTATATAATTATTCAGTAAATGGAACACCATACGCAGTAAAAGACGTGGATGTAGGAATTTATGCTATATGGTGGAATGGTTCTATCACTTTAGTAAAGCAAGTTCCAGTACAATATGATACATACATGACGTTTACTTTTAATGCTGATGCACCTGCTTACGTATATGGTATAATAACTCCAGTGTATTATAACTATAATCCTGATGCATTAAGTTCTAATATAGGTTCGTTGATAGGTATACAAAAAGGTTATGTAATGGGAGCATGGGGAGTTATATTAGTGGAGGAGTGA
- a CDS encoding cbb3-type cytochrome c oxidase subunit I, with product MSLKDLIVSLFQLDKDWTTRITMAMLVLGVIWGLLGVIDSLMVRLQESAWGTSALLIETSQEYYGAITLHAERDLFGFAQQVEFALFVYFSIKLLNIQPRAKWLLNLAFIFINISMMFMEGPIVVYPSFNDNFFSATDWYYLSPMGIPSYSQYVVSPLFFIGWILLDAFTYMAGVWIIYHYYIATKSLKEKLPVALVFFLMDTLLYAIGYSGVTAADIWDILAYYGLVGLDPIANQIAFWIFGHAIVYMAWLPAVGAMYLLIPTLANRPLYSERFGRISALLYLIFSNNVPIHHLYMVNLPVPIKILQEVLTYAVVVPSMMTFFNLWATVKGANVNFNIITAFISTSFAGAIAAGVTGIANADIAFDAIIHNSMWVPGHFHAMILLSIVPAAMAVLYFMIPMMTGRQWYSSKMAWIHYIGYTIGSVLLIIGMEIMGFYGVVRRTEIYPIFSGLVDAENLATVGAIIAQVATLVWFLNLVATLVKGRVAKLEGLSLGDMINTVAMSLDWSSTGLKFNNFNKIGKTMNTKNAKALGMYWALGILGAVFVIISTIPLALGGDMYNALPWAWIVLLTIGIVLISYPVLKGAKSL from the coding sequence ATGAGTCTAAAAGATCTAATCGTATCATTATTCCAACTTGATAAAGACTGGACTACTAGAATTACTATGGCAATGCTAGTTTTAGGTGTTATATGGGGATTATTAGGTGTAATAGACTCACTAATGGTTAGATTACAAGAGTCAGCCTGGGGTACTTCAGCTCTTCTTATAGAGACTTCCCAGGAATACTATGGTGCTATAACTTTACATGCTGAGAGAGACTTATTTGGTTTCGCTCAGCAAGTAGAATTTGCACTATTCGTTTACTTTAGTATAAAATTGCTTAACATACAGCCTAGAGCTAAATGGCTACTCAATTTAGCTTTCATATTTATCAATATTTCTATGATGTTCATGGAAGGACCTATAGTAGTATATCCATCTTTCAATGATAACTTCTTCTCTGCTACAGATTGGTACTACTTATCCCCTATGGGAATACCATCTTATTCACAATATGTAGTATCTCCTCTATTCTTTATTGGTTGGATATTATTGGATGCCTTTACTTATATGGCTGGCGTATGGATAATATACCATTATTATATAGCTACTAAAAGCCTAAAGGAAAAATTACCAGTAGCTTTAGTTTTCTTCTTAATGGATACATTATTATACGCAATTGGATATTCTGGAGTTACCGCTGCAGACATATGGGATATTTTAGCATATTATGGATTAGTAGGATTAGATCCTATAGCTAATCAGATAGCGTTCTGGATATTTGGACATGCAATAGTGTATATGGCATGGCTACCTGCAGTAGGTGCTATGTACTTGCTAATACCAACATTAGCAAATAGACCATTATATAGCGAAAGATTTGGAAGAATTTCAGCTCTATTATACTTAATATTCTCAAATAATGTGCCAATTCATCACTTATATATGGTGAATTTACCAGTTCCAATAAAGATTCTTCAAGAAGTTTTAACATATGCTGTAGTAGTGCCTTCAATGATGACATTCTTCAACTTATGGGCTACAGTTAAAGGCGCTAATGTAAACTTTAATATAATTACTGCATTTATTTCGACTTCATTTGCTGGAGCAATAGCTGCTGGAGTTACTGGAATAGCTAATGCTGATATTGCATTTGATGCAATAATTCATAATAGCATGTGGGTTCCAGGTCACTTCCATGCTATGATATTATTATCTATAGTTCCAGCTGCTATGGCAGTATTATACTTTATGATTCCAATGATGACCGGAAGACAATGGTACTCTAGTAAAATGGCATGGATACACTATATTGGGTACACTATAGGCTCAGTATTATTAATTATAGGAATGGAAATAATGGGATTCTATGGTGTAGTAAGAAGAACAGAAATATACCCAATATTCTCAGGATTAGTAGATGCTGAAAATTTAGCAACAGTAGGAGCAATAATAGCTCAAGTTGCAACTCTAGTATGGTTCCTTAATCTTGTTGCAACTTTAGTTAAAGGAAGAGTTGCTAAATTGGAAGGATTATCTTTAGGTGATATGATAAATACTGTAGCAATGTCATTAGATTGGTCTTCAACGGGGTTAAAATTTAATAACTTCAATAAAATAGGAAAAACTATGAATACAAAAAATGCAAAAGCATTAGGAATGTACTGGGCTTTAGGTATTTTAGGTGCGGTATTTGTAATAATAAGTACGATACCTTTAGCATTAGGTGGAGATATGTATAATGCATTACCATGGGCATGGATAGTATTGCTGACTATTGGTATAGTATTAATATCTTACCCTGTTCTAAAGGGTGCAAAGAGTTTATAA
- a CDS encoding RsmB/NOP family class I SAM-dependent RNA methyltransferase — MKERELIDFLSTLLYYIENNYPLPVAFKNTKRIKKVKGFNYDELYKLSREFILSYYSFKSSKRSDKAKEFTNGAKGLKFPDWMEEKLNQYINVKELEKSFFIKNEWIRINTLKGDIDKTVRSLESQNIELEEDPQLPCIFRIMKGDARKTKEFKDYKIVFQDKASALVVKSLEPEMRDIIIDLSSAPGIKVSQIMAMTENTARITAIDLDVKRLYREIEFLKKMNVNLDRINFVLQDSSNSSVLRGDKVLLDAPCSSSGMISNEPSILVNLTIDKINYYSKIQENILREIISNITAHYVIYSVCSIFPEEGEEHTDNFLDILEKPNIEGSSGYNGFSSSNYVVRLSPFNNTEGFFISKLILNK; from the coding sequence GTGAAAGAAAGAGAGTTAATTGATTTTCTTTCTACATTGCTTTACTATATAGAGAATAATTATCCGTTACCAGTAGCATTTAAAAATACTAAAAGAATAAAAAAGGTAAAGGGTTTTAATTATGATGAGTTATATAAGTTATCTAGAGAATTTATATTAAGCTATTATTCTTTTAAATCTAGTAAAAGATCCGATAAAGCAAAAGAATTCACTAATGGAGCTAAAGGATTAAAATTTCCTGATTGGATGGAAGAAAAACTCAATCAGTATATTAATGTCAAAGAATTAGAAAAATCATTTTTTATTAAAAATGAATGGATAAGAATAAATACTCTAAAGGGAGATATAGACAAAACAGTTAGATCGCTTGAATCTCAAAATATTGAACTAGAAGAAGATCCTCAGCTTCCTTGTATATTTAGAATAATGAAAGGCGATGCAAGAAAAACGAAAGAATTTAAAGATTATAAAATTGTCTTTCAAGATAAAGCAAGCGCGCTTGTAGTAAAATCTTTAGAGCCAGAAATGAGAGATATCATAATTGATCTTTCATCTGCTCCAGGCATAAAGGTTAGTCAAATTATGGCAATGACTGAAAATACGGCAAGAATTACTGCTATAGACTTAGATGTAAAAAGATTGTATAGAGAAATTGAGTTTCTAAAGAAAATGAATGTTAACTTAGATAGGATAAATTTCGTCCTACAAGATTCATCTAATTCAAGTGTATTAAGAGGAGATAAAGTATTATTAGATGCGCCTTGTTCATCTTCTGGCATGATATCTAATGAACCATCAATTCTAGTTAATTTAACTATAGATAAGATAAACTATTATTCTAAAATCCAAGAAAACATTTTAAGGGAAATCATTTCTAATATCACTGCACATTATGTTATATATTCAGTATGCTCTATTTTTCCAGAAGAAGGAGAAGAGCATACGGATAATTTTCTTGATATACTAGAAAAACCTAATATAGAAGGAAGCAGTGGTTATAATGGATTTTCGTCTTCAAATTATGTAGTAAGACTTTCTCCTTTTAATAATACTGAGGGATTTTTTATAAGTAAGTTGATTTTAAATAAATAG
- the upsX gene encoding protein UpsX has translation MHPIYKTVLSLDVPHNLQYSLLNISDTIFLESNALIQPVVSLYPKFKVDKENRWIFYANGKLLEFVDNKLSIIENNANIDANYIYYVNVEGKIEKIIEKNNYYVYNSEIYDKIIVNEQNNMISLLNKKKLLLFWNKMKLEYDTPRNIVNNKNGISLLYDDHTKVITITGEKIIEPNRIFLGYIREKTLSKTLDGKIMLDNSVIGICKDNTELIGANSDIIVIKCGNSIKYLKDSVWKEIATDSSVLDGFVNDNFIIIKSEKETKVFDKNLTPLYILNKCEAIANSKYIFLYFNKNFGIIDTLDNSSILKVEKNYMDKKSPLILYIIKYYYPEFTDLDVIKKSEEGKYTKFLVEPKLLGSKKAKVRINSPFFSTEAEIAIDSKEPYIKALGEIVRSNGNVLGTRMNSIIKLKLEGEVNTFLPYTILISYKNFHHQITFTRQKISTDVKIPVNIFDHKLKNDIIYIDVVKSGRNQQSEEILLPIIDITEDSTKWKKEIIQANKDIVIKRLSQNTDDITWEKNYIYPTHRKGIIIKPKDTIINTNNVKYRIKRGINYINDYIIIGIDNIVNKLDISIDFPYLIISPNIQYNYPVEIFYSTYTYRGFPTKVVFPIDPAYDKIIVRTYIGNETVERTFKISKDMFIKIGLLQAKKIEDYLKSIGID, from the coding sequence ATGCATCCTATTTATAAGACTGTTTTATCTCTTGATGTTCCTCATAATCTACAATATTCGCTTTTGAATATAAGCGATACTATTTTTTTAGAGTCAAACGCATTAATTCAACCAGTAGTCTCCTTATATCCAAAATTTAAAGTAGATAAAGAAAATAGATGGATATTTTATGCTAATGGAAAACTTTTAGAGTTTGTTGATAATAAATTATCTATAATAGAAAATAATGCAAATATTGATGCTAACTATATTTATTACGTAAATGTAGAAGGTAAAATTGAAAAAATTATAGAGAAAAATAATTATTATGTATATAATTCAGAAATATATGATAAAATAATAGTTAACGAACAAAATAATATGATATCTCTCTTGAACAAGAAGAAATTACTTTTATTTTGGAATAAAATGAAATTAGAATATGATACTCCTAGAAATATAGTTAATAACAAGAATGGAATTTCATTACTTTATGATGATCATACAAAGGTTATAACAATAACTGGAGAAAAAATAATTGAACCAAATAGGATTTTCTTAGGATATATAAGAGAAAAGACATTATCTAAAACATTAGATGGAAAAATAATGTTAGACAACTCTGTGATTGGAATTTGTAAAGATAATACAGAGCTAATTGGTGCTAACTCTGATATTATAGTAATAAAATGCGGAAATTCCATAAAATATCTTAAGGATAGTGTATGGAAAGAAATAGCTACTGATTCTTCGGTTCTAGATGGATTCGTTAATGATAATTTTATCATAATAAAAAGTGAAAAAGAAACAAAAGTTTTTGATAAGAACCTAACTCCACTATATATCTTAAATAAATGCGAAGCTATAGCTAATAGTAAATATATATTTCTATATTTCAACAAGAACTTTGGAATAATAGATACATTAGACAATAGCAGTATTCTAAAAGTCGAAAAAAATTATATGGATAAAAAATCTCCATTAATTCTATATATTATAAAATATTATTATCCAGAATTTACTGATCTCGATGTAATAAAAAAATCTGAAGAAGGTAAATATACCAAATTTCTAGTGGAGCCTAAGTTATTGGGAAGTAAAAAAGCCAAGGTAAGAATAAACTCTCCTTTCTTTTCTACTGAAGCAGAAATAGCTATAGATTCTAAAGAACCTTACATAAAAGCTTTAGGTGAGATAGTAAGGAGCAATGGAAATGTGTTGGGCACAAGAATGAATTCAATAATAAAATTAAAACTAGAAGGTGAGGTAAATACATTTTTACCTTATACTATTCTAATATCATATAAAAATTTTCACCACCAAATAACTTTCACTAGGCAGAAAATTTCCACTGATGTAAAGATTCCTGTTAATATTTTTGATCATAAATTAAAGAATGATATAATATACATAGATGTGGTAAAATCTGGAAGAAACCAGCAGAGTGAAGAAATTCTTTTACCAATAATAGATATAACTGAAGATAGCACAAAATGGAAAAAAGAAATAATACAAGCTAATAAGGACATTGTAATTAAAAGACTAAGCCAAAATACAGACGATATTACATGGGAGAAAAATTATATATATCCAACGCATAGAAAAGGAATAATTATAAAACCAAAAGATACAATAATTAATACTAATAACGTTAAATATAGAATTAAAAGAGGAATAAATTATATTAATGATTATATTATAATCGGTATTGATAATATAGTTAATAAGTTAGACATATCTATTGATTTTCCCTATCTTATAATATCACCTAATATACAGTATAATTATCCAGTAGAGATTTTCTATTCTACATATACGTACAGAGGATTTCCTACTAAGGTAGTGTTTCCTATAGATCCTGCATATGATAAAATAATAGTTAGAACATACATTGGTAATGAAACTGTGGAACGTACTTTTAAAATATCTAAAGATATGTTTATAAAAATTGGATTATTACAAGCTAAAAAAATCGAAGATTACTTGAAAAGTATCGGAATAGACTGA
- a CDS encoding endonuclease III domain-containing protein, translating into MKCTGKEILERLKKVYKEKPEDYVAYDVWLKFKDPFRVLIATLLSQNSTDKGTYKAFYNLENTVGVIPEKLANARIEDISKAIHNIGIYFIKSKRIKEISKIIVEKYGGNLNNIIDKPVDEARKELTSLPGIGEKTADVVLLTCKNYPLFPVDTHIKRISGRLGIAKGNYASISSELMKLFDKNDYLLAHHLLIAHGRQTCKAKNPSCNSCVLNDCCEYYDRVYRSK; encoded by the coding sequence GTGAAGTGCACAGGAAAAGAAATTCTTGAAAGACTAAAGAAGGTATACAAAGAAAAACCAGAAGATTATGTAGCTTATGATGTTTGGCTTAAATTTAAAGATCCATTTAGAGTACTTATTGCTACTTTACTATCGCAAAATTCCACAGATAAAGGAACATATAAAGCGTTCTATAATTTAGAAAATACAGTTGGAGTTATTCCAGAAAAATTAGCTAATGCTAGAATTGAAGATATTTCAAAAGCTATACACAATATAGGTATTTATTTTATCAAGTCAAAAAGAATAAAGGAAATTTCAAAAATAATAGTAGAAAAATATGGAGGAAATCTAAATAATATAATAGACAAGCCAGTAGATGAAGCTAGAAAAGAGCTTACTTCATTACCAGGAATAGGAGAAAAAACTGCTGATGTTGTTCTCCTTACGTGTAAAAATTATCCATTATTCCCAGTAGATACTCATATTAAAAGAATATCAGGTAGATTAGGAATAGCTAAAGGAAATTATGCATCTATTTCTTCAGAATTAATGAAATTATTCGACAAAAATGATTATTTATTGGCCCACCATTTATTAATAGCTCACGGAAGACAAACTTGCAAAGCCAAAAATCCCTCATGTAATTCATGCGTATTAAATGATTGTTGTGAGTATTATGATAGAGTATATAGATCCAAATAA
- a CDS encoding ParB N-terminal domain-containing protein — protein MIEYIDPNNLISHEDIEVYNLEKIINCIRKYKAIQPVIVDENTFIILDGHHRTKASKILGIRKIPVYMVDYFDNRIKVNSFALNISNLNLAIRFIEDSTDGGLCLKIINKNICGKTLYNLYWKINSIQSYLKYLGFKIVKTNEDGILLPKLEKDYIVDIAKKGLRFPPRTTRHTYDFIIPRNRITINEFL, from the coding sequence ATGATAGAGTATATAGATCCAAATAATCTAATAAGCCATGAAGATATAGAAGTATATAATTTAGAAAAAATAATTAATTGTATAAGAAAATATAAAGCAATACAACCAGTAATAGTCGATGAAAATACATTTATTATTCTAGATGGACATCATAGAACTAAAGCAAGTAAAATATTAGGAATAAGGAAGATTCCAGTATATATGGTAGATTATTTTGATAATAGAATAAAAGTGAATAGTTTCGCACTAAATATATCTAATCTGAATTTAGCAATTAGGTTTATAGAAGACTCAACAGATGGAGGTTTATGCTTAAAAATAATAAATAAGAATATATGTGGTAAAACCCTTTATAATTTATATTGGAAGATAAATTCTATACAATCTTATCTTAAATATTTAGGATTTAAGATAGTAAAGACAAATGAAGATGGAATATTACTGCCTAAACTAGAAAAAGACTATATAGTAGATATTGCCAAGAAAGGATTAAGATTTCCTCCTAGAACAACAAGACATACCTATGATTTTATTATCCCCCGAAATAGAATAACAATAAATGAATTCCTTTGA